In Rickettsiella endosymbiont of Aleochara curtula, one genomic interval encodes:
- a CDS encoding AMP-binding protein: MLILSTFNSDYLQAPLSDLSIEFDREALVIEYVETNLKVALLELQQREKKPAYCTILLRLCDLVENTNKSVGEQLDKNLNTILGQIIELKKGNDTALIVFLCPSTNNSLPNVNFKSYDEKIWEVLKENKIHLLTYKYIEKEYKLKYLENIPGSETHIPFTPEYYNAIAGSIAEIGHLLQPNFIKLVTWDFDGVLVSGIIGEDGLNNIKIEEHTEAIHNHLCNLWKEGRVNVINSKNTSDKISLIGYFIKNNRATLLREKHFIMEENKINLDPKSYNIMQISASLGITLDQILFIDDNEDELNEVRNKLPAVICVKAPQNMEEFNESLFFRTNKYLHITETDRNRTEFYKKQSITSSKTYCINDFLDELEIYKENSQIVQVTPEQQKEIERISELTNRTNQFNLFRAPKNEKQIKTILTKENNVGFLFTEKQQDPGIKSEVGLGGALCRIEDNCLLVTDFFISCRAFTKKMGIEYILIKYIGEYAENNNLEWVKIQFKKTDKNKIIAVNFLTKLIENKLCKDEISSNNFTDEMEIDFFSNKLKNIDVNNLTILTNNFNQLKSVELPEISNDVIESNREYYQSTIRLQKKISKIKNHTSKHFLNADRLTLVKSLEKRVNIICNHLLGEEEQVKSLVARGLDSLKATELRYYLYESEQVNITIPKLLCEETTPTRLVEYIKSQKTSLEVAVKNDSFYNVTLPVSFQQQRIWFAEQQESADNSANYHMIACYKVSKSLNVKNFERACQKLIEVYDVFGTSFSYQNDKLTQLILSPEARHLSFQVKELKPQTSLEEAIQLEISNPWTMQSKDPLIRFVIFEATQNYHIFIHVHHAIFDAVSLKNCLDTLSKLYQHLFTSNLSEFTYCPPQYIEFIRKQQELENKACQAKSFDFWKNKLSKIEMVTTLPFDQPLSTFKPATEQTAKRFTFSLPPEDLLALKNLAKSAGVTCFIVLKVLYTFLIASYTYQKNIMLITASNGRGGRPSFDKMVGFFVNLLVQPFDFEKNQNFVEYLKQINEEFLASQEFQDIPFNKLQEILSAQGVRDVLSSPAFIYQAYGNASRFELGDEIAELEIPKQPIIFDLRKTCRFGAFTLFAQENELALNFVIEYAQDLFTLPFIEGFAKNFIHTIMNVKSNQSLHEISVVCGEQRAKLAKLGEGPKHHYPENRTLVSKFQQTVEKHPNNAALCYNNESLTYKEVDQKSTDLAYALYQKGVKRGDLVGIHLTANHLFFIAELAILKLGAVFVPLSPEHPAKYLKSIINDSKINTFVIDNNTASLFDQELATYKLISIESEYKNISIESLPPLVKTINDRFCILYTSGSTGTPKGVILLEKGILRVVESPNFIKVSPESKIAQTADQAFDAAQLECWLALVHGASLEVCDKETCLDSNLLQKKILDKNITHIWLTAPVFNVHVEKKPEMFSKVDCVMVGGAPVPKEKVQVALKQPNPPIIINGYGPTETTVFALVHPFDKQTLPSFVTSPIGRPINNTNVQILTPFGTIAPSGAIGQLCIAGDGVSEGYLNLEDLNNEKFIVKLNQKWYLSGDLVTIMHDQMLFLCRATNTAIKWSGHWVDLEGVRMCLSAHEAIQNVAIIPILKSEMNDENVIAGVGEFAAIVAFYTLKKSFKKENTNSPTHQEFVSYLRKHLPFYGAVSAYCKVEELPLKVNGKIDENKLKDDYKLMRNYSKGPENINGFEKTLLKKFKEVLPDFPDSLDTDFFAWGGNSLQAMLLINNINDSFVVGLKPRDLYENPTIALLSNLIKKPKNHPKKSRFRLLKKGNDNLPAIVFIHPAGGGISCFSKLLEKVTFDNSCYGIEDPVLDNETFKPLTMEEMAANYYCKITKELQRPIVIGGFSFGGLLAWKIAELFEKKSENNFLSKLFLFDTWVVSCTNQLIKDKLIKEVLVHCAEQRQKANINENFTEIVPLLEKLCDHHQKIGFEFKPPKLNSTPVTLFQAVELNKNFLAMSAQDGGKNNYLLEFLHDKLFTKHKIEANHYNLLEINNSSLTDSFSSYVNEINLELDSKPCKQNKVSMALFRPLAELNNDPQFSCLKPKMK; this comes from the coding sequence ATGTTAATTCTTTCTACATTTAATTCGGATTACCTTCAAGCCCCCCTTTCAGATTTATCAATAGAATTTGATAGAGAAGCACTTGTTATAGAGTATGTTGAAACTAATTTAAAAGTGGCACTTTTGGAGTTACAACAACGCGAGAAGAAGCCGGCGTATTGCACTATCTTGTTGAGATTGTGCGATCTAGTAGAAAATACTAATAAATCTGTCGGTGAGCAGTTAGATAAAAATCTAAATACTATTCTAGGTCAAATCATAGAGTTAAAAAAGGGAAATGATACAGCATTGATAGTTTTTTTGTGTCCTAGCACTAATAATTCTTTGCCAAATGTAAACTTTAAAAGTTACGACGAAAAAATTTGGGAAGTGTTGAAGGAGAACAAAATCCATCTTTTAACTTATAAGTATATTGAGAAAGAATATAAATTAAAATATCTTGAAAACATACCCGGGTCAGAAACTCACATTCCGTTTACACCAGAATATTATAATGCAATAGCCGGTTCAATAGCTGAAATAGGGCATTTATTGCAACCAAATTTTATTAAACTTGTTACTTGGGATTTTGATGGAGTTTTAGTGTCCGGTATTATAGGTGAAGATGGTTTAAATAATATTAAGATAGAAGAGCATACTGAAGCTATACACAACCATTTATGTAATTTATGGAAGGAAGGTCGCGTAAATGTTATTAATAGTAAAAATACGTCTGATAAGATTTCTCTTATTGGTTATTTTATTAAAAATAATCGTGCGACGTTATTAAGAGAAAAGCATTTTATTATGGAGGAAAATAAAATAAATTTAGATCCAAAATCTTATAATATTATGCAAATCTCTGCAAGCTTAGGGATTACGCTAGATCAAATTTTATTTATTGATGATAATGAAGATGAACTTAATGAAGTTAGAAATAAATTACCCGCGGTAATTTGTGTAAAAGCACCGCAAAATATGGAAGAATTTAATGAAAGTTTGTTTTTTCGCACAAACAAATATTTGCATATTACAGAAACGGATAGAAATAGAACTGAATTTTATAAAAAACAATCTATCACATCTTCTAAGACTTATTGTATTAATGATTTTTTAGATGAGTTAGAAATATATAAAGAAAATTCCCAAATTGTTCAAGTTACACCCGAGCAGCAAAAAGAAATTGAGCGAATTTCAGAGTTAACTAATCGAACTAATCAGTTTAATTTATTTCGCGCACCAAAAAACGAAAAACAAATAAAAACTATATTAACCAAGGAAAACAATGTTGGCTTTCTTTTCACAGAAAAACAGCAAGATCCAGGTATTAAATCAGAAGTTGGTTTAGGCGGAGCTTTATGCAGGATAGAGGACAATTGTTTATTAGTTACAGATTTTTTTATTAGTTGTCGAGCGTTTACTAAAAAGATGGGCATTGAATATATTTTAATAAAATATATTGGAGAATATGCAGAAAATAATAATTTAGAATGGGTGAAGATTCAATTTAAAAAAACAGATAAAAATAAAATTATCGCCGTTAATTTTTTAACAAAATTAATTGAAAATAAACTTTGTAAAGACGAAATCTCGAGTAATAATTTTACTGATGAAATGGAAATAGATTTTTTCTCTAATAAATTGAAAAATATAGATGTAAATAATTTAACAATTTTAACTAATAATTTTAATCAACTTAAATCGGTAGAACTTCCTGAAATAAGTAATGATGTAATAGAAAGTAATCGAGAATATTATCAATCTACTATTCGATTGCAAAAAAAGATTAGCAAAATTAAAAATCATACGAGTAAGCATTTCCTTAATGCTGACCGACTTACATTAGTAAAATCATTAGAGAAAAGGGTAAATATTATATGCAATCATTTATTAGGCGAAGAAGAACAGGTTAAATCATTGGTAGCGCGTGGTTTAGATTCACTTAAGGCTACAGAATTACGTTACTACTTATATGAAAGTGAACAGGTAAATATTACCATTCCAAAATTGCTCTGTGAAGAGACCACTCCCACCAGGCTGGTTGAGTATATCAAATCTCAAAAAACTTCTCTAGAAGTGGCTGTCAAAAATGATAGTTTTTACAATGTTACTTTACCAGTTTCTTTTCAACAGCAAAGGATTTGGTTCGCTGAGCAGCAAGAATCAGCTGATAATAGTGCAAATTATCATATGATAGCGTGTTACAAAGTAAGCAAAAGTCTAAACGTCAAAAATTTTGAAAGAGCTTGTCAGAAACTTATTGAAGTTTATGATGTATTTGGCACTTCTTTTTCTTATCAAAACGATAAATTAACTCAATTAATTTTATCACCGGAAGCCAGGCATTTAAGCTTTCAAGTTAAAGAACTAAAACCACAGACATCCCTAGAAGAAGCTATACAACTAGAAATAAGTAATCCTTGGACAATGCAAAGTAAGGATCCACTTATTCGTTTTGTTATTTTTGAAGCTACGCAAAATTATCATATTTTTATTCATGTGCATCACGCTATTTTTGATGCGGTTTCCCTGAAGAATTGTTTAGATACCTTATCTAAGCTATATCAACATTTATTTACATCTAATTTATCTGAATTTACTTACTGTCCTCCTCAATATATCGAATTTATCCGTAAACAGCAGGAATTAGAAAATAAAGCTTGTCAAGCAAAGTCATTTGATTTTTGGAAGAATAAGTTGTCAAAAATAGAAATGGTAACAACATTACCCTTTGATCAACCTTTATCGACATTTAAACCAGCAACCGAACAAACCGCTAAAAGGTTTACATTTTCTTTACCTCCCGAAGATTTATTAGCATTAAAAAATTTGGCTAAGTCGGCGGGTGTTACTTGTTTCATCGTGCTTAAAGTTTTATATACTTTTCTGATAGCTTCTTATACCTATCAAAAAAATATTATGTTAATAACAGCTAGTAACGGGAGAGGAGGGCGCCCATCTTTTGACAAAATGGTTGGTTTTTTTGTCAATCTATTGGTTCAACCGTTTGATTTTGAAAAAAATCAAAATTTTGTCGAATACCTTAAGCAGATCAATGAAGAATTTTTAGCTAGCCAAGAGTTTCAGGATATCCCTTTTAATAAATTACAGGAAATTTTATCTGCTCAAGGTGTTAGGGACGTTTTATCAAGCCCGGCATTTATATATCAAGCTTACGGTAATGCTTCCAGATTTGAACTGGGTGACGAAATAGCAGAATTAGAAATACCTAAACAACCGATTATCTTTGATCTTAGAAAGACTTGTCGATTTGGTGCTTTTACACTTTTTGCACAGGAAAATGAACTAGCTCTTAACTTTGTCATTGAATATGCGCAAGATTTGTTTACCCTTCCTTTTATAGAAGGCTTTGCTAAGAATTTTATACATACAATTATGAATGTTAAATCTAATCAAAGTTTGCATGAGATATCGGTGGTTTGTGGTGAACAGCGAGCTAAATTAGCAAAATTGGGAGAAGGGCCAAAGCATCATTATCCTGAAAACCGTACTTTAGTTAGTAAGTTTCAGCAGACTGTTGAGAAACATCCTAATAATGCTGCTCTTTGTTATAATAACGAAAGTCTTACTTATAAAGAAGTCGATCAAAAATCTACAGATTTGGCCTATGCTTTATATCAAAAAGGAGTAAAGCGAGGGGACTTGGTAGGAATTCATCTAACAGCTAATCATTTATTCTTTATAGCTGAGTTAGCGATTTTAAAGCTAGGCGCTGTCTTTGTTCCTCTGTCTCCCGAACACCCTGCCAAATATTTAAAATCAATTATTAATGATAGTAAAATTAATACTTTTGTAATAGATAACAATACAGCAAGTTTATTTGATCAAGAGCTGGCGACGTATAAATTAATATCTATAGAGTCTGAATATAAAAATATTTCAATAGAAAGTTTACCTCCACTTGTAAAAACAATTAACGATAGATTTTGTATATTATATACTTCGGGATCTACAGGTACTCCAAAAGGAGTTATTCTTTTAGAAAAAGGTATTCTTCGTGTAGTTGAATCACCTAACTTTATAAAGGTTTCCCCTGAAAGCAAAATAGCGCAAACTGCTGATCAAGCTTTTGATGCGGCTCAGCTGGAATGTTGGCTTGCCTTGGTTCACGGAGCTTCGCTAGAAGTTTGTGATAAAGAAACCTGTTTAGATTCTAATTTACTACAAAAGAAAATATTAGACAAAAATATTACTCATATATGGTTAACCGCGCCAGTATTTAATGTTCATGTCGAAAAGAAACCAGAAATGTTCAGTAAAGTGGATTGTGTAATGGTAGGTGGAGCCCCTGTTCCAAAGGAAAAGGTACAAGTAGCTTTAAAACAACCAAATCCTCCTATTATTATAAATGGGTATGGACCTACCGAAACCACTGTTTTTGCATTGGTACATCCTTTTGATAAACAAACACTTCCTAGTTTTGTAACCTCTCCGATTGGTCGACCTATTAATAACACTAACGTACAAATATTGACTCCGTTTGGCACCATAGCCCCTTCTGGTGCTATAGGCCAGCTATGTATAGCTGGAGATGGTGTTTCGGAAGGCTATTTAAATTTAGAAGATCTAAACAATGAAAAATTTATTGTCAAACTTAACCAAAAATGGTATTTATCAGGCGATTTAGTCACAATAATGCACGATCAAATGCTTTTTCTGTGCCGTGCCACTAATACTGCAATTAAATGGAGTGGCCATTGGGTCGACCTTGAGGGAGTTCGGATGTGCCTATCCGCACATGAGGCAATTCAAAATGTAGCAATAATACCTATTTTAAAAAGTGAGATGAATGATGAAAATGTGATCGCGGGTGTCGGCGAATTTGCTGCCATAGTAGCTTTTTATACGCTGAAAAAAAGCTTTAAAAAGGAGAATACTAATTCTCCTACTCACCAAGAATTTGTTTCGTATCTTAGAAAGCATTTACCTTTTTATGGCGCAGTGAGTGCCTATTGTAAAGTGGAAGAACTGCCTTTGAAGGTAAATGGTAAGATAGATGAAAATAAGCTTAAAGATGACTATAAATTAATGAGAAATTATAGTAAAGGTCCCGAAAACATCAATGGATTTGAGAAAACGTTATTAAAAAAATTCAAAGAAGTTCTTCCTGATTTTCCAGATAGTTTGGATACTGATTTTTTTGCGTGGGGAGGCAATTCTCTCCAAGCGATGTTACTAATTAATAACATTAATGATAGCTTTGTCGTAGGATTAAAACCCCGGGACTTATATGAAAACCCAACGATTGCCCTTTTATCGAATCTGATTAAAAAACCTAAAAATCATCCAAAAAAATCAAGGTTCCGTTTATTAAAAAAAGGTAATGATAATTTGCCCGCCATTGTATTTATCCACCCCGCTGGAGGAGGAATAAGTTGCTTTAGTAAGTTACTGGAAAAGGTTACATTCGATAATTCTTGCTATGGGATCGAAGACCCAGTCCTGGATAATGAAACTTTTAAACCATTAACGATGGAAGAGATGGCGGCTAATTATTATTGTAAGATTACTAAAGAATTACAACGTCCTATTGTAATAGGTGGGTTTTCTTTCGGAGGTTTATTAGCATGGAAAATTGCTGAATTATTTGAGAAAAAATCAGAAAATAATTTTCTTTCTAAATTATTCCTGTTTGATACATGGGTAGTTTCATGCACAAATCAGTTAATTAAAGATAAATTAATTAAAGAAGTATTAGTACATTGCGCTGAGCAAAGACAAAAAGCTAATATAAATGAAAATTTTACTGAGATCGTGCCTTTGTTAGAGAAGCTATGTGACCATCACCAAAAAATAGGATTTGAGTTTAAACCACCTAAACTTAATTCTACGCCTGTGACGCTATTTCAAGCTGTAGAATTAAATAAGAATTTTTTAGCTATGTCTGCACAAGACGGAGGAAAAAATAATTATTTATTAGAATTTCTACATGATAAATTATTTACCAAACATAAAATTGAAGCAAACCACTATAATTTACTAGAAATTAACAACAGTTCTTTAACTGATTCTTTTTCTAGTTATGTAAACGAAATTAACCTTGAATTAGATTCAAAGCCTTGTAAACAAAATAAAGTCAGCATGGCTCTTTTTCGCCCTTTAGCTGAACTTAATAATGATCCTCAATTTTCGTGTCTAAAACCAAAAATGAAATAA
- a CDS encoding ATP-binding protein, which produces MVNLQIILDALPFPVYWLDSRKKLFRGGNQHFLASLNIKSSTEMLGKPISNFFLSDYLRLVDDLFSKSIKNKGKKFSTVYNKYLNDHQESILIQCISITSKKESITIFSEIYPPLKDFNQYLWEENEKLSVYLNNIIENVPASIYWKDINSIILGGSRLHTELTGFSNIKTVIGKSDFDFPWKEQAERIQENDRFVMQNNQMVSFEERAKLSDDGMHVFLTQKSPLKGKSDEIIGVLGVSIDITELKNTQKKLTKSKVLADAANQAKTEFLANMSHDIRTPLTGIIGLTQLLEQRLKIAENKDDLHMMYKASQQLLNLLNDVLDVASLENANESQLKISSFSLQDLAESLKNLLSPSVKTKGLTLQINLDVSITENVASDQNKLERILLNLATNAIKFTEKGTVIVTIKELALLPHQTDGVYIEFTISDTGIGIPADKLTSVFDPFFRIIPSFEKTDPTQGYGVGLHIVKKFVNLLSGEIQVKSEVGVGTSFSFTLFMNLAQKNKLIKFKNKNSEPFIFLETNRLVEAKKRQSEQTQLSKEPIKKHILLIEDDLLTIKFSEELLKQAGYNLTVVSTMQEALPFAKNHTFDLIITDLGLPGLSGNEIAVLYRYWERIKQKPMTPIITLTAHGEGKFKDECIAAGINEIWLKPLTKEKIKKLDKYFQNKKVNVIEFNPKLKQSKSIQNEYIEENNLTIEKANLLDIINSYPIYDKSISLKNLSGNIDLFNEIIEMFKQSIPGYLKDLEKTYQVKDWETIETIVHKIKGGACYAGAVRLNYVCKNFLRCYLTGQTQQSEILYTHLIFSLKETYKALES; this is translated from the coding sequence ATGGTAAATCTTCAAATTATATTAGATGCATTACCTTTTCCAGTTTACTGGTTAGATAGTAGAAAAAAACTCTTCAGAGGGGGGAATCAACATTTTCTTGCTTCATTAAATATTAAATCTTCGACAGAAATGCTAGGTAAGCCGATATCTAATTTCTTTTTGAGCGATTATCTACGATTAGTAGATGATTTATTTAGTAAAAGTATTAAAAATAAAGGGAAAAAATTTTCAACGGTTTATAATAAATATCTAAATGATCATCAGGAATCTATATTAATTCAGTGTATTTCCATTACATCCAAAAAAGAATCGATAACGATCTTCAGTGAAATTTATCCACCACTAAAAGATTTTAATCAATATTTATGGGAAGAAAATGAAAAATTAAGTGTTTATTTAAATAATATTATTGAAAATGTGCCGGCAAGTATCTATTGGAAAGATATCAATAGCATTATTTTAGGTGGGAGTAGATTACATACCGAGTTAACTGGATTTTCTAATATAAAAACCGTTATCGGAAAGTCCGATTTTGATTTTCCTTGGAAAGAGCAAGCTGAAAGAATTCAAGAAAATGATCGGTTTGTGATGCAAAATAATCAAATGGTTAGTTTTGAGGAAAGAGCTAAATTATCCGATGATGGTATGCATGTTTTCCTGACCCAAAAATCGCCGTTAAAAGGAAAATCTGACGAAATAATTGGCGTGCTAGGAGTCTCGATTGATATCACCGAGCTTAAAAATACTCAGAAAAAATTAACAAAATCCAAAGTATTGGCTGATGCAGCTAATCAAGCTAAAACCGAATTTCTTGCGAATATGAGCCATGATATCCGGACTCCTTTAACGGGTATCATCGGTTTGACCCAGTTGCTTGAGCAACGGTTAAAAATAGCCGAAAACAAAGACGATTTACATATGATGTATAAGGCTAGCCAGCAATTATTAAATTTGCTTAATGATGTGCTTGATGTTGCTTCTTTGGAAAATGCTAACGAATCTCAACTCAAGATAAGTAGTTTTTCTTTACAAGATTTAGCAGAATCCTTAAAGAATTTATTATCACCATCAGTAAAAACTAAAGGTCTTACTCTACAGATTAATTTAGATGTTTCTATCACAGAAAATGTAGCAAGTGATCAAAATAAGCTCGAACGTATTTTACTCAATTTAGCGACTAATGCCATTAAGTTTACCGAAAAAGGCACAGTTATTGTGACGATCAAAGAGTTAGCATTATTACCACATCAAACAGATGGCGTGTACATTGAGTTTACCATCAGTGATACGGGAATAGGTATTCCAGCGGATAAATTGACATCAGTATTTGATCCTTTCTTTCGAATAATACCTAGTTTTGAAAAGACTGATCCCACTCAAGGATATGGTGTTGGCCTTCATATCGTGAAAAAATTTGTTAATTTATTAAGTGGTGAGATACAAGTAAAAAGCGAAGTAGGTGTAGGGACGAGCTTTTCCTTTACTTTGTTTATGAATTTGGCTCAAAAAAATAAGCTTATAAAATTTAAAAACAAAAATTCCGAGCCTTTTATCTTTTTAGAAACCAATAGATTAGTTGAAGCCAAAAAGAGGCAATCGGAACAAACACAACTTTCTAAAGAGCCAATCAAAAAACACATTTTGTTAATTGAAGATGATCTTTTAACGATTAAATTTTCTGAAGAGCTGCTCAAGCAGGCTGGTTACAATCTGACAGTCGTATCCACCATGCAAGAAGCTTTACCGTTTGCCAAAAATCATACTTTTGATTTGATCATTACTGATTTGGGTTTGCCTGGCCTTAGTGGTAATGAAATTGCCGTTTTATATCGTTATTGGGAACGTATAAAGCAAAAACCGATGACTCCTATTATTACTTTAACGGCTCATGGAGAAGGAAAGTTTAAAGACGAATGTATAGCGGCAGGTATCAATGAAATTTGGCTAAAACCTTTGACTAAAGAAAAAATAAAAAAATTAGATAAGTATTTCCAAAATAAAAAAGTCAATGTGATTGAATTTAATCCTAAGCTGAAGCAATCAAAATCTATTCAAAATGAGTATATTGAAGAAAATAACTTAACCATAGAAAAAGCCAATTTACTCGATATTATAAATTCATACCCCATATATGATAAAAGCATTAGTCTTAAAAATTTGAGTGGAAACATAGATTTATTTAATGAAATTATAGAAATGTTCAAACAATCTATTCCTGGGTATCTTAAAGATCTTGAAAAGACTTATCAGGTAAAAGATTGGGAAACCATCGAAACCATAGTGCATAAAATAAAAGGCGGCGCCTGTTATGCGGGTGCAGTTAGATTGAATTATGTTTGTAAAAATTTTTTACGTTGCTATTTGACGGGACAAACACAGCAATCAGAAATTCTATATACGCACTTAATTTTTAGCTTAAAAGAGACCTACAAAGCACTTGAGTCTTAA